AAACTCATCCTGCTAATTTTGGAAACAATTATCATAATGAAGTATCTGGAAGAGTTGGTCTCCAAGCCTAGGCACCGCGGCTGCTGTGGAGACACGGTGACTAGAAGTGAACATGTTCCCGCATAACAATTATTGTAACTCACAGCATCCCGGCTTTAAATATCACTCCATTTTGGAAATATTTGAATTTCTGTTGGGCTTCTTTCATAACTGATTGGACGAGCCCCTCAATAGGAAGAAATAAAAACTGCATATGTAAGCCGGTGTTTCACGTAAATTCTGGTACTCTCATCTTACGGGCTTATTAGGGTTTTCCTGTATAGTAAAATAACAATGCTGCCTTCTGCCCATAACACAACGGTAATTATCTCCCTCTAAACAAATGTTATGCTAATTATTGAGAAAAGCTACTGTTGCACCACATAAATAGGGCATACGCAGAATGTAGTACCTTTACTGCAAGCTTTACATGTGAAAATAAACTGTCACTTCAAATCTCCTAGGCACTAGACTTTATTGCAATTCAACCATTTGTATAAATATGCAATTGTCTTACTTTCAGTTTGTTTTAAATGACTATAGGTATGGCACTGCCAGTGCACGCTCCGATGGCATGCTTTTACTTTGTGGTGGAAGGGATGCTTCTGGGACGGTACAATCTTCTGCCCTTGTTACTGTTTGATAGTCTTCCTGGGCCCTGTTTGTTTGTTGTTATGTTATCTGTCAATGTTTAGCTCTGACATACTAATGTGGAACATCATATGTATATATTTTAATAAGAAGATCACCGGTAAAGCATGATATAATACCTATACATAATTTTAAAATATGCCCTTTCATTACTTTGCAAATTTATATCCAGGAAGGCCTACATATTTACAACTTATGCAGCTGTGAAATCACTTCATAATACTCCCTCCAGACTTCAGCCTCTGAAAATAACATTTTGGACATCGACACGGTCCGTTATTTGCTATAATATGTTTGTTATACCTAATGAAATTATGGTTTATAATGTACTTTTCAGGATAAATCACAATCAGCACATATGATCACCAAgagtccaatgaaaatattttaaaTTACATATATAGTCAAGCCTCTACAGTTTAATAACGCCCATGGTCAAAATATCAAACTTCCAAACACTGGAGGGAGTAATCTCTTTTGAATGTTAGATGTAGAATCATTTGTAAGGTAAAATTAGTTTAGTAATGTCACAAAAAGGTAATAAAAGACTAAAAGTAGAGAAATATCATGGTAAATGAGTTACTGCTAAGTGACATCGGTCAATGATTGTTATGCAAAATGACAATCATGTGGGTATACCATGTTGTGGGCTTGGAAATGCTATAGCCATATAGTGTGTTCTGCAGCACGACACTGTAACATGCACTGTTTTATCATTCTTAATTTTGATTTGTTTGAACTTGGGACCATTGGATGTTGGTCTAACTGGAGGTTCTAATATGTTCTTATTTATGCTGTTAATTTGTTGTATATTGAGATTCATTTGATGATAATTGTAATGCATTTACAGCCGCTCTCTGATGCTTATGGACTACTTATGCATACAAATGGTCAGTGGGAGTGGACTCTGGCTCCCGGGATATCTCCATCTCCAAGATATCAGCATGCAGCTGTAAGTTAGATAGAAGTGTGACAGCTGAATGTGTTGTGATGTTCATGAAGAATAATTGTTCAGATTGCGTAGATAGTCGATGTCTCAATTGCCTGTTTCTTGAAAATGTTGCCATATTAATTTGATTTGTGCGTTTGTGTTCAAATATTAGCTTCCCTTGCTTCTCCTGACAGTCTTAAGTTTTTAGGTCTTTGTTGGCGCTCGGCTGCATGTTACTGGAGGTGTCCTTAGAGGAGGGAGAGCTATTGAAGGGGAGGGTGCAATTGCAGGTTAGTGCACACTCTTAAACCTTCCATTACATTCAAATACATATGTTTACTCTCCTAGACTCACTGGACGAACACTTTCTGAAGTTCTGGACACTGCTGCTGGAGTTTGGTTGGATAGAAATGGCATTGTGACCTCTCGCACTCTAAAATCTtccaatgaacatgatgcttcttcGGATCTACTTCGTCGTTGCCGCCATGCAGCTGCTTCTGTTGGTTCTCAGATATACATTTATGGTGGACTGAGGGGAGGTAAGTAATAGGAATATCAGTTTGGTGCTTCTTGCCACTTTTTGTATTGTTTCATCTGAAAATCGAGGAAACTATTTCCAATGACAGCATGTCATTGTTGTTTTTCTTTTGAGGAAACACATGATGATTGTTATTCTTTTGAGGAAGCACATGATCATTGTTATTTTCCTTTTGAGGAAACACATGATCATTGTCATCGGAGCTGTATTTCCATTTTGCTGTCACTAGATGGCATTATCATCACATTAATGTTTATTTCTCAGTGGAGTGGATTTTGGCACGATATGTTTTGTGTAGACAGTCTATCCATACGCAGTCAGATGATCATACTCATAATATCAGGTAATTACAGTAGTTGCAACGTTTTACCTGAACTACTGCAGCATGATTGTACGAAGATCGCAGTATTAGGCGATGACAGGATCTCCTATCTTATGCATAACAAGTTCATGAGAACTTAAAATGGTTGAGCAGAGATAAGCACATGTCTTGGTCCTTAATTATATTGGTTTGTATTGTTACCTTTGACTCCGGGATTGAATTATTTTGGTTGCATCTTTGCATGATGAAAGATATATCACCAAATTTGTGAAGCTGAAATCTTATACATGTTTTTTTCGTCTGAACAGATATCCTCCTCGATGATTTTCTTATTGCTGAGAATGCACCCTTCCAATCAGAAACTGATAGGGTCCCAAGGTCAGAAAATCAAAATAGAAACCATAATTTTAATTCTGACTCTCGGCCCTTCGAGCAATATACAAATAACAGTCATGAGACAGCTCCTGGTTTCAGGTTTCATACTCATCTTCTGTAGAGTTTGTAATCACTTGTGTATGGTGAAAGCTAAATATTTCTCCCATGAATTTCAGCACGGACAAGAAGTCAATTGACATGTTGACAGAGGCATCAGCCGCCGAAGCTGAAGCTGTTAGTGCTGTATGGCGAGCTGCAAAGGAAGCATCTCATGCATCTTCAGAAGACAGTCTTTCAGATGGAATAGGATCCGAGTCCCCTCTCAGTGAAACTTCACCAATGGCTGATGATTTAGATGATGGGGGCTCCATGGAACCAGATGTGAAGTTGCATTCTAGAGCAGTATGTATTTTGATGAAATTTCTTCCCATTTGTTTTCTTAATTGAATATGGACAAAAACATCCCTACAAAATTAATTGGGTTGAAAAGGAGTCCTTTATATACCATTTCACTTTAGAGGCATCCAACACAATTCTCAGATTGCTGTGAAGTATATGATTCTACATGCACAATTTTCCAAGAGAGTGTGGGTAATATAGTTGAATTTGCTTCAATTAGTGTAGCTATTTACCTCAACAgaagtttttttttgcggggttacCTCAACAGAAGTTAATTCAACCTACGGTGGTAACATACCCTCTGCCAATGTACTCCGCTAATTTTGTATGCTTCAATGTTTGTGGGGCTTTTGTAGGCTGTAGAAATGTCTTGAATGAGTTGCCTGTTTTACTTAAAGATTCATCTGTGTGTGTTTTGGGTGTGAATGTAGCTACTTCATTTATGTTGTTTGTCTTGCCAATTTCTGAATTGTTGATCTTCCACCTTGAAGGTTGTAGTTGCTAAAGAAGCAGTAGGAGATTTAGGATGTTTGGTCCGACAGCTTTCACTTGATCAGTTTGAGAATGAAAGCAGAAGAATGCATCCCGCGAACAATGATCAATCATATTCATCGAAGAAAGCATTAAATAGACAAAGGTCTCCACAAGGTTTGCATAAGAAGGTAAGGTCCCATCTTTAAATCCTCTGAGTTTGTGGAAGGAGCTATTTTTCTTACAATTTTTTGTTGCAGGTCATTTCGCTCTTATTGAGGCCAAGGAATTGGAATGCTCCAGCTGATAGGACCTTTTTCCTGGACTCTTATGAAGTTGGCGAGCTATGCTATGCCGCTGAGCAGATTTTTATGCAGGAACCAACTGTCTTACAACTAAAAGCACCAGTTAAAGTATTTGGTGATCTGCATGGGCAGTTTGGGGACCTAATGCGCCTTTTCGATGAATATGGTTATCCGTCAACTGCTGGTGACATAACGTAAGTTGATCCTGAACCTTGTATGTACCTTTGAACAGCTGAAACTAGTGTCAAAGTTTTAAAACAATCTTTTCTCTGTACACTCAATCTTCATATTCCACTATAAATTTTGAAATTATGTTGTTTTCTTTATGTAATGTGTTATTGCGCTTGCTTTCATATTTTCAGATATATTGATTATCTCTTCTTGGGAGACTATGTCGACCGAGGTCAGCACAGCTTGGAAACAATAACATTACTTCTTGCTCTTAAAGTGAGTAGTGATTTCTAATACATGAAACATCTTTGCTGCTGTTAGAACACTGTTTCGTGTAAAAGATAGTTCTGAGCCATTGGAAACAAATTTTGCAGATAGAGTACCCTGAACATGTCCACTTGATTAGAGGAAATCATGAGGCTGCTGACATCAATGCTCTTTTCGGCTTCCGTCTTGAATGCATTGAGAGAATGGTAGTTACGATTGTGCTTCATATATCTTTGGGGATTGAAATACTTGACGCATTGGTTGACTTAATTCCTTTATGTAGGGTGAAAGTGATGGTATATGGGCTTGGACTAGATTCAACCAACTATTTAATTATCTCCCTCTGGCTGCtatgatagaaaagaaaataatatgCATGCATGGTGGCATCGGGAGGTCAATAAACAGTGTGGAGCAAATTGAAAAAATTGAAAGGCCTATTACAATGGATGTCGGATCTATTGTCCTCATGGATCTTTTATGGTAATACTTGGTGACTATGCTATTTTCTTGTTATTATTTTTTACATCATTACATATCATAATTAATGAATACTTTCTACTTGTATAATTGCAGGTCTGATCCTACAGAAAATGATAGTGTAGAGGGTTTGAGGCCAAATGCACGAGGACCTGGCTTGGTAACATTTGGGGTATGATTGTGTGATGATTCAGTTGCTGTAGAAAAATATTGACCATTTTATCTTATTATTGTTTCTTCCTTTCCAGCAATTAGTCTTACCGTAAGCTTATTATGGACCATGTTGATTGAACTTATTTCCTGTCAACTTGCAGCCTGATCGagtggcagaattctgtaaacgaAACAAATTGCAGTTGATCATAAGAGCTCATGAGTGTGTTATGGATGGATTTGAGCGTTTCGCCCATGGGCAGTTGATCACTTTATTTTCAGCCACTAATTATTGTGGTATGCATCCTCTCACTCATCTCATCACCTATGCAACATAATGTTCGATTGTTTGCTAAGATCGTGCATGCACCAGGCACTGCAAATAATGCTGGTGCCATACTTGTGGTGGGAAGGGGACTAGTTATTGTCCCTAAGTTAATTCATCCACTTCCACCACCTGTTAATTCTCCTGAGTCATCCCCTGAACGTGCCATGGATGCCACATGGATGCAGGTCAGAATGAGTATTTTTGTACTCTTTTAATTTCTTTAGTGAGCCGAAGCATCGATCAAATTGATCTTGGGATTATTTTTTTACCAACATCATGCTTTAAATGGATGGTGGCGTTTTGAATGATTATTTTCCATACCCATTCATCCCTGTTATGGAAGTCCATAAACCATCATGACTCATGTTGTTCTTGTCTTGTGGGATTAGGATAAGTTAACTCACAACGGTGGTGAAATTCTAATCATCTGCAGGAACTTAACATACAACGGCCACCTACACCAACTAGAGGACGGCCGCATTCTGCTGGTGACAGGAACTCTCTTGCTTACATATGATACATAGCCGACCCCCTCCATCTTCTTGACCCTGTATGTTTCTCGTCAGAAATTTCTTTGCCAGTTGCAAGGTACATACATTATACCTCGGGACAGCCAGCCAACAGAGCATCATGGACTCCCAATTTTTCGAGACATTGCCCGGTAGTTAAGTTGATAGTGACTCATCAGTGTTCAGTGCAGTCAGCCCCTCATTGGGAAGCTACATACATAACAGTTCTGAAGGGAAGAATGGAATGTTGTCAGATAATTGTCGGAGAGCGGGAGTCTGTGTGTATCGTTGTCGCGGTTTACCTGTAACTGTAGTGTTGTACATGGTTAGATCAGCCTTCATCCAGAGCAAGAAGGCTTGTAATGTGTTCCGTATACCGTGTTCGTTACCATTTAGGACGCTGCTTGCACAGCGCAGCTATACAAGTTTTACCGAGTTAGATTGGCTGGAGGAAAATTACCTCCTCGTGATGTTGTAACTGAAGTGTGTTGTTGTTGATTAAATTTGTTATAGGAATGTTTACAATAAATTTAGTTTATTTGAGTAACCTCAAGAAAGTGGTTGGTTTAAGTTTTATCCTGTTTGGAACGTAGGAGGAATATAGGATaccttcatttttcttttcttcaagTAGGTAGGAGCTCTGCCAATTTATTACGAGTTTGCCACCTGTGTTTTACCTGTCTTCTTTTAAAAACTTTTTAATCAAAAAGGAACTTTTTTGTGGCTATGTTTCACAACAGATTTTAAAACAAGTTCAACGCAATTCACCCCGAGCCCTGGTCCGTTGAGTTAGGCAGCGAATATGATCTCAGAACTGTCCTATCTGAATGGATGTTTCAAGTTGCGACTTGAAGTTCCACTCACTCTGGGGCTTGACTAAATCGTCAGGCACAATACGGGTGGATAACCACAGTTAGGTCGTTCTCTCAGAATACCGACGACGCAGTACACTGCAGCAGGTAGGCATTTTCATCTTCTTCCAACCCACTGAAATACAGAAAGCACCTGGGATTCATTATTTCTCCAAAGCTTTGGGAGGCAGTCATAGGAATGACAGAATAAAaagaataatttttaaaaaattgagAAGGTCATcagaaaaaaattccaaaaaaggaCTCCGCTAGAAGGAGTGCTCGAACCTCCGACCTTGTGGTTAACAGCCACACGCTCTAGCCAACTGAGCTATTCCAGCTGTGTTGGCTAGAAGCGTAAAGCACATTATTTGATATGTGGATAAAGTCCAATGTAAGAAATAAAATAGCACGCTATATGAAGTCCAAGCATGACCTATGATCTCACTTTGAGTGGTCACGGTTTACATATAGAATGTGTAGATTATATAGTTTTGATAAAAATATAAAAACCTGTGGAAAGTACAATATAATTTGATCTAAACATCATCGCAATTCTACTAAATATTCTTAAAATTACATTAAGTTGTTACACAATTAGAGTTAACTACACATCATAAATTATTTTGCATATTTACACATGCCCCACCTCCATCCCTAGATCCACTCTGCCAACTGTTGttccatactccctccgtccatgaataagtgtacatctagtttTTGTTCTAAattaaagttttaaaattttgaccaattATATAGAAAAGAGTAGcaacatatatgacatcaaattggtatGTTATGAAAGTACATTTTAAAACAGATCTATTGATGCTAATTTAGTGTCTTAAATGCTACTACTATTTTCCCAtgaagttggtcaaagttttaaaattttgacttgGGACAAAAGCTAGATGTATACTTATTCGtcgacggagggagtatgtgtctaGTACGAAAACGacgattttttgtccaaaaggaccacCCGTCGAATCGAATTGCCATAAAAGACCACCTCTGGGTCCAAATGACAGAGAAGACCAGCTACACCGTGGCGGCAGACGCGCCAGCCGACAAGTGGCACATGCCGCCACGAGCGGAGGCGGCAACCTCTGCCGCTACAGGCCCAGGCGACAAGAGTCGTGTAACATGATTCGGCGGCCACGGGCGAGCTGCGACGGAATGGGGCTGGGCAGGTGGGCCCTGCCACCACATCACGAGGCGacatctgttgctgctgctccacACGCCACGACATCAGTGCTATTACTGTGGCCGACGCGACAACACCCAGGACTGGAATCCGAGGCCGCGGTAGGTGAATTTTGATGCCTTGTGCCGACACTACTGTGCTCCTCTCTTTTATATGCGCTACAACTGCTCCCTGCGTAGATGCAGTCTCTCTGGTTGCCTTTAGTGTGATGTCTGCCAAAGGGTCAAGGCTGAAtatcagcgacctgctggattgctccaaccactcaaggttcccgagtggaaatgggataaagtcggaatggatttcatcaTTGGATTACCCAGGTCAAATAAGGGTCATGACTCCATCTTGGTTATAGTCGACCATttgaccaaggtagcccatttcattcctgtcaaGACTACCTATGATGGCAACCACTTGGCAACTCTTTACATCAACAAaatcgtaagccttcatggtgtccctaaggagattgtgtcagatcgaggaacccagttcacctcaaggttctggaagaagttccaagaggctatgggaaccaagttgtctttcagtactgctttccacccacagaccggaggccagacagaacgagtgaatcagatactcgaagacatgctctgagcctgtcttagcatatggagctaaaTGGGAAGATTGCCTTCCTTTTGCcgaattctcctataacaacagttatcaatcaagtctccaaatggcaccatttgaggtgttgtatggacgcaagtgtcgcacacccctcaattggtcagaggCCGGAGAAGGGCTAGTCTTTGGACCAGATGTCCTTCGCAAAGCCGAAGAGCAAGTCCAACTGATCAGAGAGCGTTTGAAGGCGGCCAAGTCAcgacagaagagctatgccgacACTCATCGCCGAGAAGTGAGTTTCCACGTCGGATACCATGTGTACCTATGGGTCACTCCTCTCAAGGGAACCAAGCGTTTCCACGTCAAAGGAAAGCTCGCACCAAGGTTCATTGGTCCCTTCAAGATCACAGCAAGACGGGGAGAAGTTTCTTATCAACTGGAGATGCCACCTGAGTTATCTGATgttcacaacgtgttccacgtatcacaactccggaagtgtctccaagttcctgACAAGCCCaatctctacaaggacatcgatcatcaagccatcgacctccagccagacctcacttatcatGAGAGACCAATTTGCATTCTGGACGAAGCTGAACAACATACACGGAGCCGTACCATCAAGTaattcaaggtccagtggagcaaccacacggaagcagaagcaacatgggAGCGTGAAGACTACCTCAGATCCGAGTTTCTgtatctctttaaagcctagtttaggaatctcggggacgagattcttgtaaggggggtaggtctgtcacactcAGTGTTTTGTAACATGTCACTTGCATTTATAAAGCATGAAAATTTTgtccaacaaaaacttttgcattatttggtttCTATTTGGTTTGGATTTCTATCTATGGTTTCAAGTGTTCATCATAGCTTCACCACCTATACTTCATATTCTTGACCCAAAGTTTCTTCGCCCTgaccatgccatgtgtataggacaaaatagaattttcttaaaaaaataatttggccaaaaaggatttttaaaattaggttttccaaaaacccccgAATTGACGTTTGCACTGCAAATACTTAATTAAGGGTAGTAAAAATCTTTGAAAAGAtgtatttgactcctattagatataggaccccCCAAAACCACAAAAcaataattttaaaagttattttgctattttatttaaaggccttttcttaaggccagaaatggtctttaataggttaaaattattttaatgttttaaaaatatttgagaaaatttagggaagctcagtggacatatattttccatatataagagtttcaacacatggtcatgttcaaaatattggtctaatccctcaaaaaccccttctggatatttcaagcttttgaaatatttacaaagggaatattctctaaaaattccaagaaaattctggcaaGTCACACATGCctaatgtgatgatcttgcaaagtttaaTCCCAATCATAATagttttggttcacaaaagtgccccaaaaccctctctgtccagatccaagtttgaacaactttacattgtcaactttcttaTTTTGCTCTCAAACTTTATGGAAGTGCTCTAACCcctaaatgatgacactacaccaagtagtgtaccaaggagaagagtttagcttagctagatctaagcaagtccatttctgttgatttctagggtttacaaaagttacatTGTGAACTTTGTCCAAGTGAGCTCAAACTTCTACCACATTTCCAAATGGTCATTAGCATCACCCCCATAAAGTGGCACAAGAAGGAGATGAGTGCAAGTGACTCAAActtgcatcaaacaccttctgccacattTCCGAAATCACCGTTTTGActtcttccactaatctccatgagcccaaat
This DNA window, taken from Triticum aestivum cultivar Chinese Spring chromosome 1D, IWGSC CS RefSeq v2.1, whole genome shotgun sequence, encodes the following:
- the LOC123180414 gene encoding serine/threonine-protein phosphatase BSL1 homolog isoform X2, producing MGTAGKGAWVVPAPAYKEVEGWEGSGDDSPGYRCGHSLTVIAPTKGHGPRLILFGGATAIEAGATSGLPGIRLAGVTNTVHSYDVDKRRWTRLHPAGDPPSPRAAHSAAAVGTMVVFQGGIGPAGHSTDDLYVLDLTNDKFKWHRVVVQGAGPGPRYGHCMDLVAQRYLVSVSGNDGKRVLSDAWALDTAQKPYKWQKLNPDGDRPSARMYGTASARSDGMLLLCGGRDASGTPLSDAYGLLMHTNGQWEWTLAPGISPSPRYQHAAVFVGARLHVTGGVLRGGRAIEGEGAIAVLDTAAGVWLDRNGIVTSRTLKSSNEHDASSDLLRRCRHAAASVGSQIYIYGGLRGDILLDDFLIAENAPFQSETDRVPSTDKKSIDMLTEASAAEAEAVSAVWRAAKEASHASSEDSLSDGIGSESPLSETSPMADDLDDGGSMEPDVKLHSRAVVVAKEAVGDLGCLVRQLSLDQFENESRRMHPANNDQSYSSKKALNRQRSPQGLHKKVISLLLRPRNWNAPADRTFFLDSYEVGELCYAAEQIFMQEPTVLQLKAPVKVFGDLHGQFGDLMRLFDEYGYPSTAGDITYIDYLFLGDYVDRGQHSLETITLLLALKIEYPEHVHLIRGNHEAADINALFGFRLECIERMGESDGIWAWTRFNQLFNYLPLAAMIEKKIICMHGGIGRSINSVEQIEKIERPITMDVGSIVLMDLLWSDPTENDSVEGLRPNARGPGLVTFGPDRVAEFCKRNKLQLIIRAHECVMDGFERFAHGQLITLFSATNYCGTANNAGAILVVGRGLVIVPKLIHPLPPPVNSPESSPERAMDATWMQELNIQRPPTPTRGRPHSAGDRNSLAYI
- the LOC123180414 gene encoding serine/threonine-protein phosphatase BSL1 homolog isoform X1 translates to MGTAGKGAWVVPAPAYKEVEGWEGSGDDSPGYRCGHSLTVIAPTKGHGPRLILFGGATAIEAGATSGLPGIRLAGVTNTVHSYDVDKRRWTRLHPAGDPPSPRAAHSAAAVGTMVVFQGGIGPAGHSTDDLYVLDLTNDKFKWHRVVVQGAGPGPRYGHCMDLVAQRYLVSVSGNDGKRVLSDAWALDTAQKPYKWQKLNPDGDRPSARMYGTASARSDGMLLLCGGRDASGTPLSDAYGLLMHTNGQWEWTLAPGISPSPRYQHAAVFVGARLHVTGGVLRGGRAIEGEGAIAVLDTAAGVWLDRNGIVTSRTLKSSNEHDASSDLLRRCRHAAASVGSQIYIYGGLRGDILLDDFLIAENAPFQSETDRVPRSENQNRNHNFNSDSRPFEQYTNNSHETAPGFSTDKKSIDMLTEASAAEAEAVSAVWRAAKEASHASSEDSLSDGIGSESPLSETSPMADDLDDGGSMEPDVKLHSRAVVVAKEAVGDLGCLVRQLSLDQFENESRRMHPANNDQSYSSKKALNRQRSPQGLHKKVISLLLRPRNWNAPADRTFFLDSYEVGELCYAAEQIFMQEPTVLQLKAPVKVFGDLHGQFGDLMRLFDEYGYPSTAGDITYIDYLFLGDYVDRGQHSLETITLLLALKIEYPEHVHLIRGNHEAADINALFGFRLECIERMGESDGIWAWTRFNQLFNYLPLAAMIEKKIICMHGGIGRSINSVEQIEKIERPITMDVGSIVLMDLLWSDPTENDSVEGLRPNARGPGLVTFGPDRVAEFCKRNKLQLIIRAHECVMDGFERFAHGQLITLFSATNYCGTANNAGAILVVGRGLVIVPKLIHPLPPPVNSPESSPERAMDATWMQELNIQRPPTPTRGRPHSAGDRNSLAYI